Within Deltaproteobacteria bacterium, the genomic segment CCCCTCCCTTTCAGGGCACGGCCCAGGAGGCGACACTCCTCTTCACCGCGCGGAGTCAGCCCTTCTCGACTGGAACCGGCATATACCTTTTCGAGATTCGACCGAGTCTCACCATGCCTAATCAGACAGCATTCGACCTGACTCCCCTTCATCGACTCACTCTTTGCATGGTTCCATCCAAATAGGCCTTCTTCCCCGTTTTCTCATCCGCCGTTCATCACCATGTCTCGGAAGTACTGGCTCACCAGGTGGCACAACAACATGTGGACGTCCTCGACCTGGCCGTAGTTGGAATTGTCCACGGTAACGTGTTCTGTCACAATCTCCATGGCTTTACCCCCTCCGAAACCTAGGAAGCCGATCGTCTGGGCTCCCCTCTCATTTGCAAATTGGATAGCCCGGAGCACGTTCGGTGAATTCCCGGATCCTGTGATGCAGATGACCACGTCTCCCCTTTGTATGAGATTCTTCAATTGCTCTACAAACACGCTTTCATACCCGAAATCGTTGGCATAAGCAGTCAAAAGGGCCGTATTGTCATTCAGACTCACCACCCGCAGGCGCCGCTTCCCATCCACCACCGCTCCCTTACCCAGGTCGCAGCAGAAGTGGGAAGCGGTCGACGCGCTCCCCCCGTTCCCCAGAATGAATATCTGCCTGTCCCGGGCGTAAGCCTGGTAGATCATGTTCACAACCCTCTCTATCTTCTCAACGGGAATCCGAGATATGGTCTCTGTCACCTGTCTTACGTATTCCTCGATGATCTCCCTTCCCATGACGCCCCCCCTCATTGCTTCTTCAATCTCTCTTTAGCTACACACCCCGGGGCCCGGCACCCTGGGGATTCTCACTCTGCCAGGTATTCAGGACACTCCCCTTGGGCCCGCTCGTAGCCGGCCGGTGTCCCGATGTCCATGTGGTAATCATGGATCACATAGCCGTACATCTTCCCCCGAAGCTGTGGAAGAACGTGAAAGCCAAAATCCAACGGCATTGCCACATCCCAACAAACCTCGTGGAAGATCTCCCTGCTCAGCAGGTAGATCCCCCCGTTTGCCAGGTCGCCCTTGGGGCTCGTAGGTTTCTCCTCGAAGTCCAAGATCCTGTCGCTCTCATCCAGCACGGCGATACCGCATTCGGTGGGCCTTTCGCACCGGAAAAGCCCGATGGTCGCAATTCCCCCATGGGCCCGATGGAAAGCCTCCATTTCCCGGAGGTTTGCACAACTGAGATTATCCCCGTAGATCACCCAGAAATCGTCCTCCCCCGAAACAAAATCCCTGTTCGCCCAAACGGTCCCCCCGCTACCCAGCAGGACCGGCTCATGAACAAGCCTGATCCGGGGCTTTCCACGCCGGCTTTGCAAGAAAGCCTCGACTTGGTCTGCATGGTGATGAGCATTGATCAGAACCTCCGCTACCCCGTAACGGGCCAACTGCTCCAGCCAAATCTGCAACAGCGGTTTACCCCGGATGGGAACCAGGCACTTGGGTATCCGATCGGTCAAGGGCCGAAGCCGCGATCCCTTTCCTGCGGCCAGGAGGAAGGCCTTCATATCTTGAACCTGTCCCTTTCGAGGTTCTCACGGCTTCTTGGGAAATAAGCCCACCCTCTCCGCAGTATTCTCCACCCGATCCTGCACCATGCTTCCGGCCCGAGTCCCACCAACGGACAACTCCTCAGCCTTTTCCAGCCTTGCGGACTACCCCCTTTTCCCTCAACTCGCTTTCCGCCTGGGTGAAGTACTGCTTTACATCTCCCTGGTCTTGGATCCAAGCCAGGTAGTCTTCCAGGATCTGATTCAGCCCGCGACGAGGTATCCAACCGAGCGCCCTGAGCTTGGAGACATCCGAGAGGCTGTGACGATTATCTCCAACACGGTACTCCCCCGGGATTAAGGGGGCTATATCCTTGCCGAGTTTTCGCGTCAGGGCCTCGGCATACTCCCGTACCGTGATCTCCAGCCCGCTTCCCACGTTGAACACCTGGTAGTCGGCCCGCCCTTTCTCAAGGACCAGCATATTGGCCTCCACAACGTCTCTGATATGTGTATAGTCCCTTTTCTGAAATCCATCTTCATATATGATGGGCGGAAGATCGTTCAGCAGGCGAAGACAAAATATCCGGCAGATTCCCGAATACTGGTTATAAAGCGACTGCCGCGGACCTTGAACGATGGAGTACCTTAAGGCCACGGTCGGGATGCCGTGGAGCCTGCCCAGCCGGACCGCGGCCATCTCCTCGGCGAGTTTGCTTATGGCATACGCATTGTACGGATTATGATATACTTCACTCAACCTCAGGGGGGTCATGGGCTCTCCACACTCGGGACAGAGAACCTCCCATTGCTTCCTTCGAAGCTGTTCTTCGTGCCGAGTCTCCGGTTGTATCACTGCATTTCTGTTGCTGCACAACCCATTCCTGCATGAGTACTGCCCTTCCCCGTAGACCGCCTGACTCGACGCCACGATCACTTTTTCGACCTTTCCAGCCCTCTTCATACCCTCTCTGCTCTCCGCGAGTATCAATTCATGAATCAGGGCCGTGCTCACGCTGTTCACGTGGAAAAACGTGCTGAAATCGGGCAGATAATCCTGGTAGGAGGAAAAATAAAAAACCACTCGCACACCCCTCAGGGCCCGCGCCAGGGTCTCTCTGTCTCGCACATCCCCCTGGATGAACTCCGCCTCCTTGGGCAACCAAGGGGGTTTGCCCTTGGGATGTACCGCCGCCTGGAGGCTGTCGAGGATGCGCACCTCGTATCCTCTTTCCAGGAGGGCGTCTGCCGTATGCGAGCCTATGAAGCCGGCTCCCCCTGTTACGAGCGCTTTCATTGCCATAAGAAACCAGCGAGTCACCGATCGATGCTTCCAACCAGTTGCCCGACTCTTCTCACCTGCTGGAATAACTCCGATCGTCAAAAATCACTTTGCTTCCGCTTCTCTCAAGCATGAACGGTAACTCCCGGTACTCTCGCATCGCCTCAAACACGGAATTCTGCTTGTCCCTCGGCACCAGCAACATGAGAAATCCACCACCACCGGCACCGGCAATCTTGCCGCCCAGGGCACCTGCTTTCTTCGCCTTCTCGTACATAGCCTCTATCTTACCATTGCTTATCCGTGAGGCCATTGTTTTCTTCAGATGCCAGTTTCGATCCATGAGCCGACCACAGGTCTCCAGATCCCCTTCCTGTACTGCTCTCTTGAAGGGCTCCACGAGAGAGACCATCTCGCACATCACATCGAATTTCTCGCGAGCAGAATACCTCTCCCTTTGCTCGGACAGGATGGCGTCCGCACTTCGTGTAACCCCTGTATAGTAAAGAAGCAAGGACGAAGAAAATTTTCGCAAAGTCCCGTTATCCACCGTCACGGGGACCCTCTCGGTCGTATCGTCCGTCTTGAAGATATACTGGTTTAGACCGCCGTGAGCGGCGGCATACTGATCCTGCCGGCCGATCGGCTTGCCTATGATGTCTATCTCGATGCGGCAAGCCTGCTCTGCAAGCTGTTCTGCAGTTACGAGTACGTTATTGTATGCGTAGAAAGCGTGAAGCAGCCCCACGGTAACGGAGCTCGAACTCCCCATGCCGGATCCTTCAGAAGGAACGTCCGCCAGGGTGGTGATCTCCACCCCCTTCTCGATACCGGTCATTTTCATGGCTTCCCGCACCAGGTCGTGCTGAATCTCGTCGACGCATCTTACACACTCCTTTTGTGAATAGTTGAGATAGATCAAGTCATCGAATCTTTCCTTGACGATCACATACACAAATTTGTCGATGGCCGAACTGACGACCATCCCCTCCTTTCGATGGTAGAATTCCTTCAGGTCAGACCCTCCACCGACGAAACTCAAACGAAGCGGTGTCCTCACTATGATCATGGCCCGCCCCTTTCCATCTTCGTTTTCCCTTTTCCTTTCCTCACCCGGTAACTACCGGCCGGTCGCCTTCAACACCACCCACACCGTCCTCAGAAGTATCTTGAAATCCAGCCACAGGCTCCACTCGTCAATGTATTTCATATCCAGACGCATCCATTCGTCAAAGTCCTTGATTTCATTTCGCCCGCTTACCTGCCACAGACACGTGATCCCCGGTTTGACCGAGAGCTTCCTACGGTGCCAGCCATCGTACTTTTCCACCTCGGTCTGAAGAGGCGGCCTGGGACCGACGAGGGACAGATCGCCTTTGAGGACGCTCCAGAGCTGAGGCAACTCGTCAAGGCTGAACTTACGGAGCCATTTCCCGACCCGGGTAACCCGGGGGTCTTCCTTCATCTTGAATACCGGCCCGGTCATCTCGCTATCCGCAAGGAGCTGTTTCTTCAAGTCATCCGCATTCTCGACCATGGTGCGGAACTTGTAGCTTGTCAGGGGCCGTTTGTTCAAGCCGAGTATCCTCCACCGGTAAAGGACAGGACCCGGGGAGTCGAGTTTGATCAGAACCGCGATGACCGCAAATGCCGGAGCCAGCAGAACCAGCAACACGATCGACCCCACCACATCGACGGATCTCTTCAGAAGGGCCTCAAAGTCCTTGCGTTCCACGGAGGAGAACTTGATGATGGGTAGACCGTGGATCATGTCCGTCTTGGCTTTGGAGATGATATTCTTGAAAAAAGACGAT encodes:
- a CDS encoding histidine phosphatase family protein; translated protein: MKGSQVECCLIRHGETRSNLEKVYAGSSREGLTPRGEEECRLLGRALKGRG
- a CDS encoding SIS domain-containing protein, which produces MGREIIEEYVRQVTETISRIPVEKIERVVNMIYQAYARDRQIFILGNGGSASTASHFCCDLGKGAVVDGKRRLRVVSLNDNTALLTAYANDFGYESVFVEQLKNLIQRGDVVICITGSGNSPNVLRAIQFANERGAQTIGFLGFGGGKAMEIVTEHVTVDNSNYGQVEDVHMLLCHLVSQYFRDMVMNGG
- a CDS encoding nucleotidyltransferase family protein is translated as MKAFLLAAGKGSRLRPLTDRIPKCLVPIRGKPLLQIWLEQLARYGVAEVLINAHHHADQVEAFLQSRRGKPRIRLVHEPVLLGSGGTVWANRDFVSGEDDFWVIYGDNLSCANLREMEAFHRAHGGIATIGLFRCERPTECGIAVLDESDRILDFEEKPTSPKGDLANGGIYLLSREIFHEVCWDVAMPLDFGFHVLPQLRGKMYGYVIHDYHMDIGTPAGYERAQGECPEYLAE
- a CDS encoding SDR family NAD(P)-dependent oxidoreductase, producing MKALVTGGAGFIGSHTADALLERGYEVRILDSLQAAVHPKGKPPWLPKEAEFIQGDVRDRETLARALRGVRVVFYFSSYQDYLPDFSTFFHVNSVSTALIHELILAESREGMKRAGKVEKVIVASSQAVYGEGQYSCRNGLCSNRNAVIQPETRHEEQLRRKQWEVLCPECGEPMTPLRLSEVYHNPYNAYAISKLAEEMAAVRLGRLHGIPTVALRYSIVQGPRQSLYNQYSGICRIFCLRLLNDLPPIIYEDGFQKRDYTHIRDVVEANMLVLEKGRADYQVFNVGSGLEITVREYAEALTRKLGKDIAPLIPGEYRVGDNRHSLSDVSKLRALGWIPRRGLNQILEDYLAWIQDQGDVKQYFTQAESELREKGVVRKAGKG
- a CDS encoding GHMP kinase, producing MIIVRTPLRLSFVGGGSDLKEFYHRKEGMVVSSAIDKFVYVIVKERFDDLIYLNYSQKECVRCVDEIQHDLVREAMKMTGIEKGVEITTLADVPSEGSGMGSSSSVTVGLLHAFYAYNNVLVTAEQLAEQACRIEIDIIGKPIGRQDQYAAAHGGLNQYIFKTDDTTERVPVTVDNGTLRKFSSSLLLYYTGVTRSADAILSEQRERYSAREKFDVMCEMVSLVEPFKRAVQEGDLETCGRLMDRNWHLKKTMASRISNGKIEAMYEKAKKAGALGGKIAGAGGGGFLMLLVPRDKQNSVFEAMREYRELPFMLERSGSKVIFDDRSYSSR